AATTCATAACAGCTGATAGATAGATCGAAAACGAAAACATACCTCTGACTTGGCTTTGCCCGACGAGAACTCATCATCGTATTTACCCAAAATATCCGCTTTGATACCAATCCTATTCTCGTCaaactcttcatcatcgtatcCCGTATATTGTTCTGCAGCCTTTCGTTTCCTTTCCTtagcagctttgatagctgcGTCATCTACCATATTGACATTTTGCAATTCGTCCTCTATAGTTCATGAACAAGATCTGTCAGTTGGCTGCCTTTCATCTCGATGAGATACAGGAGCAAAAGACTtaccatcaccttccagtATCCTATTATCTTTCAAAGTCAAAAtgacatcttcaccttcctcaaaGTCATCTACATCGTGACCAACTTTCAATCCGCTCAAATCACCTATACGCAAAATATCAGCGACATCCCTCCTAGCACGCAGGACAGTTGGGAGACACAGATACCTACGTTCATCATATATCGCtttatcagcttcttccatctcttttgCTCTTCTTGCCAATTCTGCCGCTCGTaatttctctcttttcttctgtTGTTTGATCCATGATTTCGTATCTAgcttatcatcttcgttgGATGTTCCGAGAGTTTTACCCTTGAGTTTCGCATTGAGTGCTGATCGATTACGGGATCTATGGTCGCAGGAATACACGTCAGATATATTACTCTAGGTGTATGTTATGctagaaaggaagaaaggtatgaACGCTGTTTCTGATTATTCAAGCGAGATGTATCGAATAGAAGTGTGTGAATGTgcaggagaaagagaaatgatcGATACTGACCTTTCAATACGTTCTTTCAAgtccttttcctctttctccttcctcatatcctctctcctctGAGCATAGTTCGCCTCTGCCAGAGCATCCTTGTCTACCGGtgcttcttcacctgaaccTTCGGCAGGAGCAGCTGTCGACAACCCCAATTGTTCTCTCAACTTGAGGGTCTCCTCGATAGTGAGTGATTCTTGattcatcgacatcttgTATATTGGTCAATGAGGTTTTGTGAGATAGAgttggtgaagatgagagatgaatgagtatgagtatgaaaGGGCAGATAGATATGAATTCAAGGTCGGTTGGGTGGCAAATCCCAAGTTCAACTGCCCACGCTACGGTGGACGGTATTTCGGCAATTGGTGTATGTGGCACCCCTCTGACCACCTCGAAGCGACCACCGTTGATCCAGATGTCAATTCACAGTTGCTTTCTATACTCTCTCTGGTCTATGATCGATTGAAacaacatatatatacccttcACACGCTATACCCTTCACACGCTATTCCGTtccgcttcatcttcaatcaaaCTATTCACACCTCACAGCTATTCATTCAGCTGCTTTACCCAAAAAATGCCACCAAAAGGAGGATCTCGAAAGACAGAGCTTCGAGCTTGTCTGATATGTTCCGTACTTCAGTCCACCAATGATTTCTTGACTCAGGGTTGTCCGAATTGCGAGGAGATcttagaggtgagttttccATCCTCAAGACAACGTACAGTCATTGTTACCTATCTTGTATTTCATGCAGTTTAGCTGATGGACGTGACACTTTCATAATAGATGAGAGGTTCAGCAGAGAGAGTAGCGGAATGTACGAGTGTGACATATGACGGGATGATAGCTATGATGGAACCTTCTGAGAGCTGGGTAGCCAGATGGCAGAGGATAGGTAAGTCACTTTTTTTGATAAGATAATCCCCGAGTTTACATAGTATAGGATGGCCTGACAGACAAAACcaaatgctgatatctttTCAATTTTTTTCCCTATAGACAAAAAGATGAGAGGGATATACGCCGTCCGAGTGACTGGTCGACCACCACAGGATGTTATAGATGCTATAGAAGCTAGAGGAGGTGTGTATAGACCTAGGGATGCCGTCGAGGATTAGGAGAAGCATGGATACAAACCCGGCTATTCTGGAGTATTGAAGGAGGACTGGGTTAAGGGAGGAGCTATTCGATATACCCTTCATCAAGATATATAcgatttcatcatcagcaatttGTAAGTAATCTAGTGTAATATATGTCATGTAACTATAAATCTATCGCTTCCATCATACAATAAAGGAAGGTCTTCGCTCGAAACTCACATCCCACTAACAAAGATTCGTATGATAGTTTTCGTAAACTGGCATGAAAACCATAcaatccattcattcatagTAGATACATAATTACTTCTGACCTTTACTGCAAACATCTACTACTTCTACTTTGTACAATCTATAATCAGACTTATACATCTTTAGCCAAAGGAGCTTCGGCAGTACCACTACCGTATGTCTTGACTGGTTCCTTAGCGGCTGTTTCGTCTCCCTATAGGAATAATATTTCATAGGTTaatcagctacgatcaatcatcaagaCCAGATAATCTGGGTTTTTGCAGatggctcaccttgaagaGTTTGACTTCTTTATCAGACATCAACTTGgataccatatcagcttgagtcTTCTTGAACGAGAACCCGAACCCTTCGTGAGAGTAGTCCTTCTCATTGGCTTGATCCTTATGGTAGAGAATCAAAGGGAAATCGGAATCTTTTGTAGCTGGGTCCAAGACGATGGATACGAGAGCATTGATAGTTGCCGTCTTGGGGATAAGGTGGAAATGCCATGTCTATAAGAGGTAGATTTGGTCGATCAGCCGATATCCTCACCAGTATTGAACCGGTgtgatatgaagatgatgaattagAGGGGATGTCCCACTCACTTGCTTATTCCTAAATTGAATCAAAGTATCTTCATTCTTAACTATCTCGTATGCTACATTCTCGGATTTGGGGAAAAGTTTGGGAAGACCAAACCATTGTCCTGCCATCTTGTATCGGTCTGTACAGAAAAGCACCACAAGGTGTCAGCGTCTCGATACCCAAGGATATCATACATGATCCCAAGGGGATGACAATGCACCATTTATTATGATGCTTGATAAGTTGGATAGAGCAAACTTACCATTGGCATAAAcaaattgatcatcataaACACAAGCTGGCGCATATCTCGCTACTCTCTCAATAGTAGGTTGACAGGAGTACAAGGCGATcacatcatctatcaacttTTGTCTGTTCTCTGGTAAAGGAATCGAATTGGCAGGATTAGGTTCCATATCTTCCGTAGGGAGTGTTTGTCTAGGTTCGACAGATTCTCCGGTTACGCCTGATGCGGCTTTACGAGTGTCCAAAATGATTTGGGGaattccaacttcttctgaAACTGACATTTTGGTACTGTCGGTGCTGTTTTGTTTAGAAAATATAGAGAATGATCGTCTTTGAGGTTGACGTTGTATTTGGAGTTGTGTTTGGAATTGTTGTCTTATTGAAGTTATCAATGATCGATTCTTACTTATCGAACTTGAAGTAGAATAATTGCTACTAGTATTACTATTgctggtggaagatgatggcaAAGGGTTTAATAATGGTGGTAAAGATAATAATGATATTTGAGATCTAGGTAATAAAGGTCTAGTAGGGGTACTATTTATATAAGGTAATGAATGGGTGGTAACGCCAACTGCAGATCGACAAGATGACATCAGAGCAAAGCATCAGACGTGGTGTATGGACCGATGACCGGACTAAAGTAATTGTATCTGAACAGGTCTCTGCACGTGAATGAGACGAAATGACGAGGTGGGACTTCTAGTAAAAGGTGGGTCGAGGGATCGTACTTGGCAATAATGTCAAAGTACTCATTTGTACAAGATCAGTCTAGTTTATATCCCTCTGTGCAAGATGATCGGTCATTCATCCCCGACCTAGACAGAGATAGAGACATCGACGATCCGTAGAGGAAGTATCGATAACCTATCTCGACTCCTCATCGCGGTGAATCCTTCGGGCATAGGTATGCCATATCACTCGAATTCAATGTTAGTAACAGTTGATTATGTTATGGTATGCTATCACGATGCCGAATGATCGTAAAACGTCATTGACAATGTTATCGATCGGAGCAATCAACAGAGGCCGATAATCGATAATCGAGATAATCGACACCTTAACTTTTTCACTCTTGAAAACAGGCACGCTTGGTCACCATTTACGGGAATCACCATACTGTATACTACTACTGTAGCTTCAGATAAGTCACAACATGAGAGACGATGGGTACAGAGATAACAGTCATCGTAGAACGAGAAAGTATACAGTGTTGCGTCCATTGCATTATACACATGAAACCATCGAAGTACGCTTCATCAAAAACGCATGTTACATATACATAGACGATACTTCCCCTACCCCTTTCCTCAACCCTCTTACGCGTCCCATACCAGGTGCAGAGTACGGTTCGTCATCGTCTTGTGTCCAACGTTTATTGCTTTGACCAAAGGTATCGCTTATACCCGGTGAGATGAGTTTGAGAGTCGAATGAATTTgggaggaagggagagatgagAGCGGAAGAGGCAGGAGTATGGTATTCGGCTGGGCGATTGATgaagttggatgagaagCCTACGACAAGCACGAAGATAATGATTAGCAAATCGACGACATATGAAACATTCATCTGATGGAGTTGATGGGAGTTATGAATCGTCCTTGTCGAAGAATTGTGTAACTCACGAGAGAGACCAGAC
The nucleotide sequence above comes from Kwoniella europaea PYCC6329 chromosome 1, complete sequence. Encoded proteins:
- a CDS encoding transcription elongation factor SPT4 — protein: MPPKGGSRKTELRACLICSVLQSTNDFLTQGCPNCEEILEMRGSAERVAECTSVTYDGMIAMMEPSESWVARWQRIDKKMRGIYAVRVTGRPPQDVIDAIEARGGVYRPRDAVED